One genomic segment of Sminthopsis crassicaudata isolate SCR6 chromosome 4, ASM4859323v1, whole genome shotgun sequence includes these proteins:
- the STAT5B gene encoding signal transducer and activator of transcription 5B isoform X3, translating into MAVWIQAQQLQGDALHQMQALYGQHFPIEVRHYLSQWIESQAWDSIDLDNPQENIKATQLLEGLIQELQKKAEHQVGEDGFLLKIKLGHYATQLQSTYDRCPMELVRCIRHILYNEQRLVREATNCSSPAGNLADAMSQKHLQINQTFEELRLVTQDTENELKKLQQTQEYFIIQYQESLRNQAQFSQLSQLSPQERLTRETALQQKQVSLEAWLQREAQTLQQYRVELAEKHQKTLQLLRKQQTVILDDELIQWKRRQQLAGNGGPPEGSLDVLQSWCEKLAEIIWQNRQQIRRAEHLCQQLPIPGPVEEMLTELNATITDIISALVTSTFIIEKQPPQVLKTQTKFAATVRLLVGGKLNVHMNPPQVKATIISEQQAKSLLKNENTRNDYSGEILNNCCVMEYHQATGTLSAHFRNMSLKRIKRSDRRGAESVTEEKFTILFESQFSVGGNELVFQVKTLSLPVVVIVHGSQDNNATATVLWDNAFAEPGRVPFAVPDKVLWPQLCEALNMKFKAEVQSNRGLTKENLVFLAQKLFNSSSNNMEDYNSMAISWSQFNRENLPGRNYTFWQWFDGVMEVLKKHLKPHWNDGAILGFVNKQQAHDLLINKPDGTFLLRFSDSEIGGITIAWKFDSQERMFWNLMPFTTRDFSIRSLADRLGDLNYLIYVFPDRPKDEVYSKYYTPVMCESATAKAVDGYVKPQIKQVVPEFVNASADSSGASATYMDQAPSPAVCSQSHYNMYPQNPDSVLDPDGDFDLDDTMDVARHVEELLRRPMDSQWIPHAQS; encoded by the exons ggacTCAATAGATCTTGATAATCCACAGGAGAACATTAAAGCTACTCAGCTCCTAGAGGGTCTGATCCAGGAGCTGCAGAAGAAGGCTGAGCACCAAGTAGGGGAAGATGGGTTTTTACTGAAGATCAAGCTAGGGCATTATGCAACTCAGCTTCAG AGCACTTATGACCGCTGCCCCATGGAGCTGGTCCGATGCATACGGCACATCTTATACAATGAACAGAGGCTGGTCCGAGAAGCTACCAAC TGCAGTTCCCCCGCTGGAAATCTGGCCGACGCCATGTCCCAGAAGCACCTGCAGATCAACCAGACCTTTGAGGAGCTGCGGCTGGTCACGCAGGACACCGAGAACGAGCTGAAGAAGCTGCAGCAGACTCAGGAGTATTTCATCATCCAGTACCAGGAGAGCCTCAGAAACCAGG CTCAGTTTTCCCAGCTGTCACAGCTGAGTCCCCAGGAGCGCTTGACAAGGGAGACGGCCCTTCAGCAGAAGCAGGTGTCCCTGGAGGCCTGGCTGCAGCGGGAAGCCCAGACTCTCCAGCAGTACCGGGTG GAGCTGGCAGAGAAACACCAGAAGACCCTCCAGCTGCTCCGGAAGCAGCAAACTGTCATTCTGGATGATGAGCTGATCCAGTGGAAGAGAAGGCAGCAACTGGCTGGGAATGGAGGGCCCCCGGAGGGCAGCCTGGATGTGCTGCAGTCTTG GTGTGAGAAGTTGGCGGAGATCATCTGGCAGAACCGGCAGCAGATCCGGAGGGCTGAGCATCTCTGTCAGCAGCTACCCATTCCTGGCCCCGTGGAGGAGATGCTGACGGAGCTCAACGCCACCATCACAGATATCATCTCTGCCCTGGTGACCAG CACCTTCATCATCGAGAAGCAGCCCCCGCAGGTCCTGAAGACGCAGACCAAGTTTGCAGCCACAGTGCGTCTGCTGGTGGGAGGGAAGTTGAATGTTCACATGAATCCCCCCCAAGTGAAGGCCACCATCATCAGCGAGCAGCAGGCCAAGTCTTTGCTGAAGAACGAGAATACGCGAAA TGATTACAGCGGTGAGATATTGAACAATTGCTGCGTGATGGAGTATCACCAGGCAACTGGCACCCTCAGCGCCCACTTCAGGAACATG TCCTTAAAACGTATTAAGAGGTCGGACCGTCGTGGTGCAGAATCAGTAACAGAAGAGAAATTTACAATCCTGTTTGAGTCACAGTTCAGTGTTGGTGGGAATGAACTGGTTTTTCAGGTCAAG ACCCTCTCCCTCCCTGTAGTGGTGATTGTTCATGGTAGCCAAGATAACAATGCTACAGCCACTGTTCTCTGGGATAATGCTTTTGCAGAACCT GGCAGGGTGCCATTTGCTGTGCCTGATAAAGTGCTGTGGCCCCAACTGTGCGAGGCTCTCAACATGAAGTTCAAGGCAGAAGTTCAGAGCAACCGAGGCCTGACAAAGGAAAACTTAGTGTTCCTGGCTCAGAAGCTAttcaacagcagcagcaacaacatgGAGGATTACAACAGCATGGCTATCTCCTGGTCCCAGTTCAATAGG GAAAACTTACCTGGACGGAATTACACTTTCTGGCAGTGGTTTGATGGGGTGATGGAAGTATTAAAAAAACATCTCAAGCCTCATTGGAATGATGG GGCCATCTTAGGTTTTGTGAATAAGCAACAAGCCCATGATCTACTTATCAACAAACCAGATGGGACCTTCCTTCTTCGATTCAGTGACTCTGAAATTGGGGGCATCACCATTGCTTGGAAATTTGATTCTC AGGAAAGGATGTTTTGGAATCTGATGCCTTTTACCACTAGAGACTTCTCAATCCGTTCCCTGGCTGACCGCTTGGGAGATCTGAATTACCTTATCTACGTGTTCCCTGATCGGCCAAAAGATGAAGTATACTCCAAGTATTACACACCAGTTATGTGCGAGTCTGCCACTG CTAAAGCTGTGGATGGATATGTGAAGCCACAGATCAAGCAGGTGGTCCCAGA GTTTGTCAATGCCTCTGCAGATTCTTCAGGGGCCAGCGCCACCTACATGGATCAGGCCCCATCCCCAGCCGTGTGCTCCCAGTCTCACTATAATATGTATCCACAGAA CCCTGACTCTGTCCTTGACCCAGATGGGGATTTTGACCTGGACGACACTATGGATGTAGCAAGACATGTTGAAGAACTCTTGCGCCGACCAATGGACAGTCAGTGGATTCCCCATGCCCAGTCGTGA
- the STAT5B gene encoding signal transducer and activator of transcription 5B isoform X2 gives MPSTRCKHYMASTSPSRCGITYPSGLRVKLGADSTSTPEQTCGRKDKGQCFKKGKKREETRLCSPAKENIKATQLLEGLIQELQKKAEHQVGEDGFLLKIKLGHYATQLQSTYDRCPMELVRCIRHILYNEQRLVREATNCSSPAGNLADAMSQKHLQINQTFEELRLVTQDTENELKKLQQTQEYFIIQYQESLRNQAQFSQLSQLSPQERLTRETALQQKQVSLEAWLQREAQTLQQYRVELAEKHQKTLQLLRKQQTVILDDELIQWKRRQQLAGNGGPPEGSLDVLQSWCEKLAEIIWQNRQQIRRAEHLCQQLPIPGPVEEMLTELNATITDIISALVTSTFIIEKQPPQVLKTQTKFAATVRLLVGGKLNVHMNPPQVKATIISEQQAKSLLKNENTRNDYSGEILNNCCVMEYHQATGTLSAHFRNMSLKRIKRSDRRGAESVTEEKFTILFESQFSVGGNELVFQVKTLSLPVVVIVHGSQDNNATATVLWDNAFAEPGRVPFAVPDKVLWPQLCEALNMKFKAEVQSNRGLTKENLVFLAQKLFNSSSNNMEDYNSMAISWSQFNRENLPGRNYTFWQWFDGVMEVLKKHLKPHWNDGAILGFVNKQQAHDLLINKPDGTFLLRFSDSEIGGITIAWKFDSQERMFWNLMPFTTRDFSIRSLADRLGDLNYLIYVFPDRPKDEVYSKYYTPVMCESATAKAVDGYVKPQIKQVVPEFVNASADSSGASATYMDQAPSPAVCSQSHYNMYPQNPDSVLDPDGDFDLDDTMDVARHVEELLRRPMDSQWIPHAQS, from the exons GAGCAGATAGCACAAGCACCCCAGAGCAGACCTGTGGGAGAAAGGACAAGGGGCAgtgctttaaaaaaggaaagaaaagggaagagactaGACTATGCAGTCCAGCAAAG GAGAACATTAAAGCTACTCAGCTCCTAGAGGGTCTGATCCAGGAGCTGCAGAAGAAGGCTGAGCACCAAGTAGGGGAAGATGGGTTTTTACTGAAGATCAAGCTAGGGCATTATGCAACTCAGCTTCAG AGCACTTATGACCGCTGCCCCATGGAGCTGGTCCGATGCATACGGCACATCTTATACAATGAACAGAGGCTGGTCCGAGAAGCTACCAAC TGCAGTTCCCCCGCTGGAAATCTGGCCGACGCCATGTCCCAGAAGCACCTGCAGATCAACCAGACCTTTGAGGAGCTGCGGCTGGTCACGCAGGACACCGAGAACGAGCTGAAGAAGCTGCAGCAGACTCAGGAGTATTTCATCATCCAGTACCAGGAGAGCCTCAGAAACCAGG CTCAGTTTTCCCAGCTGTCACAGCTGAGTCCCCAGGAGCGCTTGACAAGGGAGACGGCCCTTCAGCAGAAGCAGGTGTCCCTGGAGGCCTGGCTGCAGCGGGAAGCCCAGACTCTCCAGCAGTACCGGGTG GAGCTGGCAGAGAAACACCAGAAGACCCTCCAGCTGCTCCGGAAGCAGCAAACTGTCATTCTGGATGATGAGCTGATCCAGTGGAAGAGAAGGCAGCAACTGGCTGGGAATGGAGGGCCCCCGGAGGGCAGCCTGGATGTGCTGCAGTCTTG GTGTGAGAAGTTGGCGGAGATCATCTGGCAGAACCGGCAGCAGATCCGGAGGGCTGAGCATCTCTGTCAGCAGCTACCCATTCCTGGCCCCGTGGAGGAGATGCTGACGGAGCTCAACGCCACCATCACAGATATCATCTCTGCCCTGGTGACCAG CACCTTCATCATCGAGAAGCAGCCCCCGCAGGTCCTGAAGACGCAGACCAAGTTTGCAGCCACAGTGCGTCTGCTGGTGGGAGGGAAGTTGAATGTTCACATGAATCCCCCCCAAGTGAAGGCCACCATCATCAGCGAGCAGCAGGCCAAGTCTTTGCTGAAGAACGAGAATACGCGAAA TGATTACAGCGGTGAGATATTGAACAATTGCTGCGTGATGGAGTATCACCAGGCAACTGGCACCCTCAGCGCCCACTTCAGGAACATG TCCTTAAAACGTATTAAGAGGTCGGACCGTCGTGGTGCAGAATCAGTAACAGAAGAGAAATTTACAATCCTGTTTGAGTCACAGTTCAGTGTTGGTGGGAATGAACTGGTTTTTCAGGTCAAG ACCCTCTCCCTCCCTGTAGTGGTGATTGTTCATGGTAGCCAAGATAACAATGCTACAGCCACTGTTCTCTGGGATAATGCTTTTGCAGAACCT GGCAGGGTGCCATTTGCTGTGCCTGATAAAGTGCTGTGGCCCCAACTGTGCGAGGCTCTCAACATGAAGTTCAAGGCAGAAGTTCAGAGCAACCGAGGCCTGACAAAGGAAAACTTAGTGTTCCTGGCTCAGAAGCTAttcaacagcagcagcaacaacatgGAGGATTACAACAGCATGGCTATCTCCTGGTCCCAGTTCAATAGG GAAAACTTACCTGGACGGAATTACACTTTCTGGCAGTGGTTTGATGGGGTGATGGAAGTATTAAAAAAACATCTCAAGCCTCATTGGAATGATGG GGCCATCTTAGGTTTTGTGAATAAGCAACAAGCCCATGATCTACTTATCAACAAACCAGATGGGACCTTCCTTCTTCGATTCAGTGACTCTGAAATTGGGGGCATCACCATTGCTTGGAAATTTGATTCTC AGGAAAGGATGTTTTGGAATCTGATGCCTTTTACCACTAGAGACTTCTCAATCCGTTCCCTGGCTGACCGCTTGGGAGATCTGAATTACCTTATCTACGTGTTCCCTGATCGGCCAAAAGATGAAGTATACTCCAAGTATTACACACCAGTTATGTGCGAGTCTGCCACTG CTAAAGCTGTGGATGGATATGTGAAGCCACAGATCAAGCAGGTGGTCCCAGA GTTTGTCAATGCCTCTGCAGATTCTTCAGGGGCCAGCGCCACCTACATGGATCAGGCCCCATCCCCAGCCGTGTGCTCCCAGTCTCACTATAATATGTATCCACAGAA CCCTGACTCTGTCCTTGACCCAGATGGGGATTTTGACCTGGACGACACTATGGATGTAGCAAGACATGTTGAAGAACTCTTGCGCCGACCAATGGACAGTCAGTGGATTCCCCATGCCCAGTCGTGA
- the STAT5B gene encoding signal transducer and activator of transcription 5B isoform X4, translating to MELVRCIRHILYNEQRLVREATNCSSPAGNLADAMSQKHLQINQTFEELRLVTQDTENELKKLQQTQEYFIIQYQESLRNQAQFSQLSQLSPQERLTRETALQQKQVSLEAWLQREAQTLQQYRVELAEKHQKTLQLLRKQQTVILDDELIQWKRRQQLAGNGGPPEGSLDVLQSWCEKLAEIIWQNRQQIRRAEHLCQQLPIPGPVEEMLTELNATITDIISALVTSTFIIEKQPPQVLKTQTKFAATVRLLVGGKLNVHMNPPQVKATIISEQQAKSLLKNENTRNDYSGEILNNCCVMEYHQATGTLSAHFRNMSLKRIKRSDRRGAESVTEEKFTILFESQFSVGGNELVFQVKTLSLPVVVIVHGSQDNNATATVLWDNAFAEPGRVPFAVPDKVLWPQLCEALNMKFKAEVQSNRGLTKENLVFLAQKLFNSSSNNMEDYNSMAISWSQFNRENLPGRNYTFWQWFDGVMEVLKKHLKPHWNDGAILGFVNKQQAHDLLINKPDGTFLLRFSDSEIGGITIAWKFDSQERMFWNLMPFTTRDFSIRSLADRLGDLNYLIYVFPDRPKDEVYSKYYTPVMCESATAKAVDGYVKPQIKQVVPEFVNASADSSGASATYMDQAPSPAVCSQSHYNMYPQNPDSVLDPDGDFDLDDTMDVARHVEELLRRPMDSQWIPHAQS from the exons ATGGAGCTGGTCCGATGCATACGGCACATCTTATACAATGAACAGAGGCTGGTCCGAGAAGCTACCAAC TGCAGTTCCCCCGCTGGAAATCTGGCCGACGCCATGTCCCAGAAGCACCTGCAGATCAACCAGACCTTTGAGGAGCTGCGGCTGGTCACGCAGGACACCGAGAACGAGCTGAAGAAGCTGCAGCAGACTCAGGAGTATTTCATCATCCAGTACCAGGAGAGCCTCAGAAACCAGG CTCAGTTTTCCCAGCTGTCACAGCTGAGTCCCCAGGAGCGCTTGACAAGGGAGACGGCCCTTCAGCAGAAGCAGGTGTCCCTGGAGGCCTGGCTGCAGCGGGAAGCCCAGACTCTCCAGCAGTACCGGGTG GAGCTGGCAGAGAAACACCAGAAGACCCTCCAGCTGCTCCGGAAGCAGCAAACTGTCATTCTGGATGATGAGCTGATCCAGTGGAAGAGAAGGCAGCAACTGGCTGGGAATGGAGGGCCCCCGGAGGGCAGCCTGGATGTGCTGCAGTCTTG GTGTGAGAAGTTGGCGGAGATCATCTGGCAGAACCGGCAGCAGATCCGGAGGGCTGAGCATCTCTGTCAGCAGCTACCCATTCCTGGCCCCGTGGAGGAGATGCTGACGGAGCTCAACGCCACCATCACAGATATCATCTCTGCCCTGGTGACCAG CACCTTCATCATCGAGAAGCAGCCCCCGCAGGTCCTGAAGACGCAGACCAAGTTTGCAGCCACAGTGCGTCTGCTGGTGGGAGGGAAGTTGAATGTTCACATGAATCCCCCCCAAGTGAAGGCCACCATCATCAGCGAGCAGCAGGCCAAGTCTTTGCTGAAGAACGAGAATACGCGAAA TGATTACAGCGGTGAGATATTGAACAATTGCTGCGTGATGGAGTATCACCAGGCAACTGGCACCCTCAGCGCCCACTTCAGGAACATG TCCTTAAAACGTATTAAGAGGTCGGACCGTCGTGGTGCAGAATCAGTAACAGAAGAGAAATTTACAATCCTGTTTGAGTCACAGTTCAGTGTTGGTGGGAATGAACTGGTTTTTCAGGTCAAG ACCCTCTCCCTCCCTGTAGTGGTGATTGTTCATGGTAGCCAAGATAACAATGCTACAGCCACTGTTCTCTGGGATAATGCTTTTGCAGAACCT GGCAGGGTGCCATTTGCTGTGCCTGATAAAGTGCTGTGGCCCCAACTGTGCGAGGCTCTCAACATGAAGTTCAAGGCAGAAGTTCAGAGCAACCGAGGCCTGACAAAGGAAAACTTAGTGTTCCTGGCTCAGAAGCTAttcaacagcagcagcaacaacatgGAGGATTACAACAGCATGGCTATCTCCTGGTCCCAGTTCAATAGG GAAAACTTACCTGGACGGAATTACACTTTCTGGCAGTGGTTTGATGGGGTGATGGAAGTATTAAAAAAACATCTCAAGCCTCATTGGAATGATGG GGCCATCTTAGGTTTTGTGAATAAGCAACAAGCCCATGATCTACTTATCAACAAACCAGATGGGACCTTCCTTCTTCGATTCAGTGACTCTGAAATTGGGGGCATCACCATTGCTTGGAAATTTGATTCTC AGGAAAGGATGTTTTGGAATCTGATGCCTTTTACCACTAGAGACTTCTCAATCCGTTCCCTGGCTGACCGCTTGGGAGATCTGAATTACCTTATCTACGTGTTCCCTGATCGGCCAAAAGATGAAGTATACTCCAAGTATTACACACCAGTTATGTGCGAGTCTGCCACTG CTAAAGCTGTGGATGGATATGTGAAGCCACAGATCAAGCAGGTGGTCCCAGA GTTTGTCAATGCCTCTGCAGATTCTTCAGGGGCCAGCGCCACCTACATGGATCAGGCCCCATCCCCAGCCGTGTGCTCCCAGTCTCACTATAATATGTATCCACAGAA CCCTGACTCTGTCCTTGACCCAGATGGGGATTTTGACCTGGACGACACTATGGATGTAGCAAGACATGTTGAAGAACTCTTGCGCCGACCAATGGACAGTCAGTGGATTCCCCATGCCCAGTCGTGA
- the STAT5B gene encoding signal transducer and activator of transcription 5B isoform X1, whose translation MGGVNGRAGCEQWLCGSKHSSSKEMPSTRCKHYMASTSPSRCGITYPSGLRVKLGADSTSTPEQTCGRKDKGQCFKKGKKREETRLCSPAKENIKATQLLEGLIQELQKKAEHQVGEDGFLLKIKLGHYATQLQSTYDRCPMELVRCIRHILYNEQRLVREATNCSSPAGNLADAMSQKHLQINQTFEELRLVTQDTENELKKLQQTQEYFIIQYQESLRNQAQFSQLSQLSPQERLTRETALQQKQVSLEAWLQREAQTLQQYRVELAEKHQKTLQLLRKQQTVILDDELIQWKRRQQLAGNGGPPEGSLDVLQSWCEKLAEIIWQNRQQIRRAEHLCQQLPIPGPVEEMLTELNATITDIISALVTSTFIIEKQPPQVLKTQTKFAATVRLLVGGKLNVHMNPPQVKATIISEQQAKSLLKNENTRNDYSGEILNNCCVMEYHQATGTLSAHFRNMSLKRIKRSDRRGAESVTEEKFTILFESQFSVGGNELVFQVKTLSLPVVVIVHGSQDNNATATVLWDNAFAEPGRVPFAVPDKVLWPQLCEALNMKFKAEVQSNRGLTKENLVFLAQKLFNSSSNNMEDYNSMAISWSQFNRENLPGRNYTFWQWFDGVMEVLKKHLKPHWNDGAILGFVNKQQAHDLLINKPDGTFLLRFSDSEIGGITIAWKFDSQERMFWNLMPFTTRDFSIRSLADRLGDLNYLIYVFPDRPKDEVYSKYYTPVMCESATAKAVDGYVKPQIKQVVPEFVNASADSSGASATYMDQAPSPAVCSQSHYNMYPQNPDSVLDPDGDFDLDDTMDVARHVEELLRRPMDSQWIPHAQS comes from the exons GAGCAGATAGCACAAGCACCCCAGAGCAGACCTGTGGGAGAAAGGACAAGGGGCAgtgctttaaaaaaggaaagaaaagggaagagactaGACTATGCAGTCCAGCAAAG GAGAACATTAAAGCTACTCAGCTCCTAGAGGGTCTGATCCAGGAGCTGCAGAAGAAGGCTGAGCACCAAGTAGGGGAAGATGGGTTTTTACTGAAGATCAAGCTAGGGCATTATGCAACTCAGCTTCAG AGCACTTATGACCGCTGCCCCATGGAGCTGGTCCGATGCATACGGCACATCTTATACAATGAACAGAGGCTGGTCCGAGAAGCTACCAAC TGCAGTTCCCCCGCTGGAAATCTGGCCGACGCCATGTCCCAGAAGCACCTGCAGATCAACCAGACCTTTGAGGAGCTGCGGCTGGTCACGCAGGACACCGAGAACGAGCTGAAGAAGCTGCAGCAGACTCAGGAGTATTTCATCATCCAGTACCAGGAGAGCCTCAGAAACCAGG CTCAGTTTTCCCAGCTGTCACAGCTGAGTCCCCAGGAGCGCTTGACAAGGGAGACGGCCCTTCAGCAGAAGCAGGTGTCCCTGGAGGCCTGGCTGCAGCGGGAAGCCCAGACTCTCCAGCAGTACCGGGTG GAGCTGGCAGAGAAACACCAGAAGACCCTCCAGCTGCTCCGGAAGCAGCAAACTGTCATTCTGGATGATGAGCTGATCCAGTGGAAGAGAAGGCAGCAACTGGCTGGGAATGGAGGGCCCCCGGAGGGCAGCCTGGATGTGCTGCAGTCTTG GTGTGAGAAGTTGGCGGAGATCATCTGGCAGAACCGGCAGCAGATCCGGAGGGCTGAGCATCTCTGTCAGCAGCTACCCATTCCTGGCCCCGTGGAGGAGATGCTGACGGAGCTCAACGCCACCATCACAGATATCATCTCTGCCCTGGTGACCAG CACCTTCATCATCGAGAAGCAGCCCCCGCAGGTCCTGAAGACGCAGACCAAGTTTGCAGCCACAGTGCGTCTGCTGGTGGGAGGGAAGTTGAATGTTCACATGAATCCCCCCCAAGTGAAGGCCACCATCATCAGCGAGCAGCAGGCCAAGTCTTTGCTGAAGAACGAGAATACGCGAAA TGATTACAGCGGTGAGATATTGAACAATTGCTGCGTGATGGAGTATCACCAGGCAACTGGCACCCTCAGCGCCCACTTCAGGAACATG TCCTTAAAACGTATTAAGAGGTCGGACCGTCGTGGTGCAGAATCAGTAACAGAAGAGAAATTTACAATCCTGTTTGAGTCACAGTTCAGTGTTGGTGGGAATGAACTGGTTTTTCAGGTCAAG ACCCTCTCCCTCCCTGTAGTGGTGATTGTTCATGGTAGCCAAGATAACAATGCTACAGCCACTGTTCTCTGGGATAATGCTTTTGCAGAACCT GGCAGGGTGCCATTTGCTGTGCCTGATAAAGTGCTGTGGCCCCAACTGTGCGAGGCTCTCAACATGAAGTTCAAGGCAGAAGTTCAGAGCAACCGAGGCCTGACAAAGGAAAACTTAGTGTTCCTGGCTCAGAAGCTAttcaacagcagcagcaacaacatgGAGGATTACAACAGCATGGCTATCTCCTGGTCCCAGTTCAATAGG GAAAACTTACCTGGACGGAATTACACTTTCTGGCAGTGGTTTGATGGGGTGATGGAAGTATTAAAAAAACATCTCAAGCCTCATTGGAATGATGG GGCCATCTTAGGTTTTGTGAATAAGCAACAAGCCCATGATCTACTTATCAACAAACCAGATGGGACCTTCCTTCTTCGATTCAGTGACTCTGAAATTGGGGGCATCACCATTGCTTGGAAATTTGATTCTC AGGAAAGGATGTTTTGGAATCTGATGCCTTTTACCACTAGAGACTTCTCAATCCGTTCCCTGGCTGACCGCTTGGGAGATCTGAATTACCTTATCTACGTGTTCCCTGATCGGCCAAAAGATGAAGTATACTCCAAGTATTACACACCAGTTATGTGCGAGTCTGCCACTG CTAAAGCTGTGGATGGATATGTGAAGCCACAGATCAAGCAGGTGGTCCCAGA GTTTGTCAATGCCTCTGCAGATTCTTCAGGGGCCAGCGCCACCTACATGGATCAGGCCCCATCCCCAGCCGTGTGCTCCCAGTCTCACTATAATATGTATCCACAGAA CCCTGACTCTGTCCTTGACCCAGATGGGGATTTTGACCTGGACGACACTATGGATGTAGCAAGACATGTTGAAGAACTCTTGCGCCGACCAATGGACAGTCAGTGGATTCCCCATGCCCAGTCGTGA